ttattttgAATCAAACCTCCAATAAAAAAGAACGAAATtatgtattaaacctattttaaaataagacaaCCTTTTAAACCGGATTTTAATATTAGGTTTGCTTCTTGACAATTCAAAATGCAATCTAAatgaaaaaaacttaaacaaacaCATATACTCGATGTCAGACCTAGAAGATGAACCAACCACCTTACACCACCCCCAGAACTCAGCACAAAGGAATCGCGAATAAAACCAGAGGGACCAAAGGAGAAACAGAACTTGTGTAGAATGCAACGAATAcataacaataaaatgaaataacattCATTgagtaataattaaattttacctatattttttattttattatttactagAAAGATATACCCGTCTCCTTGAATTTGTCGGGAGAAACCCTTTCTgtgtaaatataatttcttgAATGCGAAAATGTAGATTTCAAAGTCTACTTATTCATAATTACCTACCCAtacttgtatttttctttataaatacatttattctgaaaattttgttttttacaaaattacatcaaaatagaaaaaaactcAAGAAGACAGTTTAGGCACTAACAATGTAAAgtaaattcatataaatatttgacccacaaaatattaaaattttgctGGTAGTTACGATAATTACTTTGAAAGGAACGACAACCTTTTTttactaacttttttttattaatttattctaaaacatTTTCGTCAAGTACGCGTCATTAAGCTCTTAAATCAATGAAATTGTTGAAcggtttaatattattttaatacgtATACATGCCAGATTTTAGGCAAATAAGATACAAGTAATATGTTCTTATGTTTACCATTTTtctgtattaaaaaaatgttaacaaaattcaatatatgaaaaacattaatgttaacaaaatttcaaacgaGCCAAACACagtcttcatatttttttttttacatttattttattgaaaatcataggattataagaaaaaaagacatTAAACAAAAACTTCAAATCCTTCAATTGTAATGATTTTAAGAACTTcacttaatgaaataaaatgtgtcaaaaagtgtgtttagttaatttaaaatatataatttcagtttgatttacattattaatgaagggtatttaatataagaagtgtagtaatttataaattaatattatccatatttatttgagatattacttatatttaaattaacttgATTTATCTTAAGAAATGgtgaaataaagtaaaataaaactagttaaaatttatttattataattttatgacatccattattttattacattatatttttggGCCTCTCATTCCACTCCAAGCCCACAATCGCAGCGAAGCAAGATCGAAGGCGAATAAACGAAACAGGCACTGAAATTAACAAAATTGTGGACACGCGCACAAGTTAGGGTTTCGGcctgaaaatcaaacacagttACACTTCCCCGCGTGTTCACCGTTAGATTCAAACTTCGCCGGTAACAGCACTCGCCCAAGCTCGATGGAAATGGAGAACGAGCAGAAGGAATCACCGTCGTTGGGAAAGCGAAGAGAACCCGAACTACCAGTTACAGTCCCAGACACGGCATCGAAGCCGAAACGAGCTCGCAGCGCTGAGCGCACTTGCGTGCACGAGGTCGCCGTTCCGAGCGGTTATGTCTCAAGCAAGGACTCCGAGCTGCACGGAACTCTCTCGAATCCTCTCCACAAGGGTCCCATGGCGAAGTCGTATCCCTTCACACTCGACCCCTTCCAACAGGTCTCCATCGCGTGTTTGGAGCGCAACGAGTCCGTTCTCGTCTCCGCCCACACCTCTGCTGGCAAAACCGCCGTCGCCGAATACGCCATTGCCATGTCCTTCCGCGACCGGCAGCGTGTCATCTACACGTCTCCGCTCAAGGCCCTCAGCAACCAGAAGTATCGTGAGCTCAGCCAGGAGTTCACCGACGTCGGCCTCATGACTGGCGACGTCACGCTCTCACCGAACGCCACTTGTCTCGTCATGACCACCGAGATTCTCCGTGGTATGCTCTACCGAGGTTCCGAAGTCCTGAAAGAAGTGGCGTGGGTTATATTCGATGAAATTCACTACATGAAGGATCGAGAACGAGGCGTTGTATGGGAAGAGAGTATAATTTTTCTGCCTCCGGCGATTAAGATGGTGTTTCTTTCCGCAACCATGTCTAATGCAACCGAATTTGCGGAGTGGATTTGTAATATCCACAAGCAGCCTTGTCACGTTGTGTACACTGATTTTAGGCCTACGCCGTTGCAACACTATGCGTTTCCCATCGGAGGGAGTGGGCTGTACTTGGTTGTAGATGAAAATGAGCAGTTCAGGGAGGACAATTTTCTGAAGCTGCATGATACTTTCGGGAAGCAGAATTCAGCTGATGGGAGGAGAGGTGGGAAAAGCGGTGGAAGAGGTGGGAGAGGTGGCAATACTTCTGGTGGTTCTGACATTTACAAAATTGTTAAGGTTAGTTTGACActattgtttgttgttgttcttgatCAAATGATATGTTGTTCACAGCATGACAATTTTATTAACCATAAATGAGTATATCTGCATGTTAAGTATTGGTATCctctattttgttttcatagttttttcttttttttaatttttttttatttacgtCGACTTTGGAGTGGTCATTTACGACTTATTTGGGTTTGTTGAAAGTCCCATGACTAGAGATTAgacttatttataatatataaatagatgtatggtagggttgagttaggcttaaagtctttttatcataatatcaGAGTCCATCATTAGAGTTTATTGTAGCGATATGTATATAATTCCATTCGCTATCGGGTCACCCGTTAGTGTCTAATCTCACAtttgagatgtatataccttggCATGAACATGAACAGGTGTGGTGGAAGTCCTTTATCAACTATGGATAAAGTCAGTTTAGAGTATATAATTAGGtataaacctcaccttacaaagtAATTTCGTGTGGTTGAGTTAGACTAACGGAAGGGAGGAGAGGGATTTTGACCAGAAATTATGTTTGGTTGAGTGGAGGATAGGGATATTAAGTAGGCATTTGCTTGTTTGGTTCTCAAAACGAGGGTAggagatttaaaaaataatttgcttCTCTATATGTAcaattttacattgaaaacatAAGTAGGGATTTTTCTCCCATCCATTTCCCTCTCCTTTTACAAGTTGGACTTGttacaaaagttttaaaaaatcctTTCCCTCCCTTCTATTTCCCTCCAATGAAACACTAtgtaatttaaatcaattatattaaaaataaaatgtgaaagcCTCTATAACGTGTTATGCATAAGCTTATTTAACCCGTGAGAAATATTGATTCGTTttatcttcttattttcttttcttgtgcttattttcttcatcaaaataGGGCTAAAGTGTTtggaagaatttaaaaaaataaccagCATATGTTTATGaacttattttaattcatttctgAGTTGTCATGTATAGTGTATGAAAACAACTAACGGGTCAGTTTAATTTGCAAAAATGTAAGGCACACCACAAAACTTGTTGTTAGCTGTTTGATTTCAGAACTGGTTATGGAACTGGACAAAGAAATGCTACAAGGCAGCAAAAATACTCAAACTAGCtacaaaaaataatgaacaacTTTTTATCCCACGTACATTAcggttgataaaaaaaatatccaatcCTTACCTAGTCACTggatttgaattgaaaatacaCAGATCAGATGGTTAGTTTATCaagttagataaaaaaaaatcagtttctTACAGATAAATTTGCCTATTTTTCTTGTCTCAATAAACTACTCAATTAAAGGAACTAGTGCTTGGTCTTTATTTGAGCTAgtgtgtttctttattttccagaTGATAATGGAACGGAAATTCCAACCTGTTATCATCTTTAGCTTCAGTAGAAGAGAGTGTGAACAGCATGCAATGTCTATGTCCAAGCTTGACTTCAACACCCCAGAAGAAAAGGAAACAGTGGAGCAAGTTTTTCGAAATGCAATGCTATGTTTGAATGAGGAAGACAGGTGCTTACCTGCTATTGAGCTGATGTTGCCTCTTCTTCAGCGAGGGATTGCTGTCCATCATTCTGGACTTCTTCCTGTTATCAAAGAATTGGTTGAGCTTCTTTTCCAGGAAGGTCTTGTAAAAGCCCTATTTGCTACTGAAACTGTAAGATTTTATCCAGCTTctgatttctttctttctttttctgttacTACTAGAATGAGCctcttgcatttttttttcagtttgcCATGGGTTTGAATATGCCAGCAAAAACAGTAGTATTCACTGCTGTTAAGAAGTGGGACGGTGATAGTCACCGATATATTGGATCTGGTGAATATATACAGGTGAGAGATGATATATTTTTGAGTGATGGTTGTTGTTAATATATTCATTCTGGTGCCCAcgttattattattagtgatTTGTTCCTTCAGATGAGTGGAAGGGCTGGGCGTCGAGGCAAAGATGAGCGGGGAATCTGTATCATAATGATTGATGAACAGGTGAGTATTTTGGTGGTCAAATTTGTTTTCTGTTACCTAAATTGGAGAGCTTTTGCATGAGATTCCACTATTAgatctctttctttttgttgctgttttgaatccttccttctttttcttagCCTTGTGGTGTGGTGTTCTATCACCTAGTTTGGGATAAGGCTTGTGTTGTTGGTTtcctaacaaaaaaaaaataaaatagtgtagTTCCTACTCCACCAACATCTGAAATCATACACATCTATCCTCTTATGTCCAACACAAGTTGGCTTATTTCAAGTCTATTCTTGAAAGCCATCGTCCTTTCTTTTGTTGTCTAGGAGAAGGTTTAGAAAATAATGATGTTATGTAATAGGAAAAGGTTTAGAAAATAATGACATTGTGTAGGATTACGTTGATTGACTCACCTCTCAACTAGGTAATGTGTCCAGTCAATGTTTTAAAACCCAGATAGCCACCTCCTCACATATTCGAGCTATATCTTCTCTCAAAAGCCTCCTGCAATCCTAGACATAGTACTGCAGAGTGGTTGTGTGCCACCAAAGATGGCCACAAACTCACCACCATAGGTGTCCGGAAGAGATTAGTTTGAGAGATGCATCAAATGAGTCAATGGGTGACACATTTTCAGGATAAGGTGCTCTCTTGGCTGCTACAACTGGCCACTACAGTTGCAACCGTGGGACTGCTACGGAAGCTCTCATCACAATGAGTGCGGGCATCTCTCTGCCATGGTGCATCGTCAACCTGGTACTAGTTCTTGGTGTGTTCTTGTAGCAGTTTGTTTTTGCATATGAATTGTGAAACTCTGGAACTGGACGCACATTTAGATAATTGGATTCATGACTTGGAGAGGAAGATACCGCATCTATGCAGCTGTTGCCTTGGTCATAAAATCTGGTGAAAAAAGATAAGACTTAATCTGAATTAAAACCCTAGCAATATGGCTTATAGTTCTTATTGAGTTTTGGGTAGTGGGAGCAGTTTGAGGGTAGTTTCTGTTTTTGGTCCAATTAAATTCATTCCCAAGTATATGTAAGTTACAACTGGTTTGTATATTACTGAGTGCAATAGCCAATAGTTTCGAACTGCTGTAACagtaaagtaaattaaaagCCGAGGGAAACTACACCCTAATAGCTCTTAACAAAAGTTTCTCTTGTAATGGGAGGCGACAAAAAATCCGTTAGATTCATTTTGTTCCATTACTGGACTGATCCAATCCATCATTACAAGAGCAAATAATTGGATTGGAATTTAATCCAAAtgcatattttctaaaataaatcaattttgaatttttttagatctaacttcaaacaaataaatggACCGGAATCCACATccatattttctaaaagaaattatttgaaaactcttacttttccaaattttatccaaaataatttaaaataaaagataagtaaATATTAAGTATATTACACATCAAATATGGGAAAACGCGCAGAAAGTTTAGTGGACTCCAAATTCTATTTAACATAAGAATAGgtaatatgatataataaaagaaagtaatgGTATTCAGTGTGGAACATCTTTAAATGAAACTCATGTATAGGTGAATAAAAGTCATTTGTTTAAATGAAGATtagttaaaaatttatgaagacATTGGCAGAATATGCTCTCTATGTAGATTTcatataattcaatttcattattattagcACTTTGAAGTAGATACCAATAATAGTATGTGTGTCTATACATTTATATGTCGTTTAAGTATTGTACGCacttttttacataatattacgTTTTGTATGTCTTttgagaataaagaaaataaaatgaaattatgcaCACCATTGAATGTCTTTCTTGCCACTAGAATAGGATTTTTTATAATTGGGAACATGgtaaaaaataagatttgttTAAACATTATCGCAAAattaatgcaattttttttttatattcaaaatgagAATGTGAGTTTGACTAAGTATCTTCTAGTGgttttatatattcattattcatTACATTTAAATCCGGAAttaagttaacttttttttttttaatttgtattaagtATTAAGACTTTACAATAGTACACTGTGTCTACCCCTACATATAGCACATCGGACAGAGTAATGTACTGTGTACCCATAgctgtataaaaaaaaattgcacacCGGGCAAACTATTAAATGACCCAATGCATTTCATTTAGAAAATACCCTTTTTATTACAAATGCATATGCAGGAAGGTAAAAAATTCTATCTATTAAGTTGGTCTGGTGTAGATTCAATGCATAAGCTTGAATTCGTTTTGAACCAGCTTTCAATTGATTGTTTAAAGCAAAAATGCGATTAAATTGTTAAATGTGAAAGAGTTCTTCACAGAAACTAATTAGCTAGTAAAGTATTTTGAATACATCAAGCcattggttttgttttgttttttttttttttttgtttttttaaggaagtcatttaatctaatttaagtCAAGtagtttatttaatgttattcttTTGAGATAGAACATGGTACTATTTAGTTGTGTTATTTGTCACCTTATGAACGAGGAAGTTACTGGGTTGGTTAGTTGTGACATGTAtatatttgcttctgttctaTTTTCCCTTCATACATTTATGAAAACAGAATCTGTTTATTTTTGGTGTGAAAATCGATTAGTGTAATTTGTGTTCTGTTTTGTTTATAACTCACTCACGTGGCATGCCAATGAGACTCTAAGTTTGTTGCTGTATATCTTGTTCAGTTTTTTAATATCTGTTATCTATACAACAGTTCCTTATTTGATAACTAATTAGTTTTACGTTGACAACttacatttttatatgattattttatgtAGATGGAAATGAATAACCTCAAAGACATGGTTTTGGGTAAACCTGCTCCTTTAGTTAGTACTTTCAGGCTTAGCTATTactcaattttaaatttgatgagCCGTGCTGAGGGTCAGTTCACTGCTGAACACGTAATACGAAATTCATTTCACCAATTTCAGTATGAAAAGGTTTATACTGAACCATTTCCTTCAAAATCTTATTAGTATTTATTGCACTGAGATCTATATCTTACTAGCATATTCTTATTCTTGTTCAGGCCTTACCAGATATAAAGAAAAGGGTGTCAAAGCTGGAGCAGGAGGTAAACTTGCTTGATGCTTCAGGGGAGGTAATTTCTGTTCCTTGGCATTTAGTTTAGTTTTCTTAATTATGTGTGGTTTTCTATTGATATtggtattttgttttattatgatTTGTGTAGGCTGAAGTGTCTGAGTATCATAAGCTAAAATTGGAAATAGCACAGttggagaagaagatgatggcAAAAATAATTAGGCCAGAAATAATCCTTTATTTTCTGGTCCCTGGTCGATTGGTATGTCATATTGTATTATAATGCATCAGCAtggaaatattttgaattattttatgcttCTACAGTTTTTCTTTAGCAACAGTGTAAATATTGGTTTgtagatatattatatattatatatctgttttattttatttttttgcaccCCTTTACTGTCTTTGCCTAcaatttgtcattttttatgttcttgTTTACTTTGTCTTGTAATCCTTTTCCTTATCTTATGCTTTACTGAGTTAGAATGCACTTTTTAACCTTTTAGGTCAAAATCAGAGAAGGTGGAACTGATTGGGGTTGGGGTGTTGTAGTCAATGTTGTTAAAAAACCTTCCGGTGGTGGTTATATAGTCGATACTTTACTTCATTGTTCACCTTGTTCAACTGAAAACAATTCACGGCCAAAACCATGTCCACCTCGCCCTGGAGAGAAAGGTGAAATGCATGTGGTAAGTTGCTATTTCAAACTGTTACATGATTTTTTAGTGTCTtatctaacttttcttttatctgaaaaacttgttatttttttcttggctGCTCCTTTTGTAATAGGTCCCTGTTCAATTACCATTAATATCCACTCTTGGTAAACTGAGGGTATCTATACCTTCTGATCTTCGACCCTTGGAAGCAAGGCAGAGTGTACTGCTTGCTGTACAGGAGCTTGTCAATCGTTTTCCAGGAGGTCTTCCAAAGCTTAACCCTGTAAAGGTATTTATTTTCCACACACAGACGTTGCTAGTTGAttgtatgttattttgtttttttaataagagtTAGAATGGTTAAGTTATTCAGCAATGATCTTCAAAATTGTTCACTTGGTACTAGAATCATGCTATTTGCGTGAACTATGTCAGAGAAGCTTTTATTAATGTCAACTATAGGGAAGAGAGAGACATTAAGCTGAAACAATATGTTTATGAGACAATAGAAATGCTTGATTTGTATTGGGAAAAagaatcaatataataaatagagAGTTTGATATCCTAAAATAGCAAAGATATGAtactgaaataaataaaaaagtgtgcttaataataatacatatatattttagataatcGTGATTATATGGGATTTGctatttttttcctataattATAACAATCCCCATCTGGCTGGAGTCTAGTAGAATGAACTTAGCTTGATGCAAATATGATTGATCCTTGGTCTCTTGGAGACTTGATGAACACGATAGCCAATTTTTCACAAGCTTTGACAAATCTAATGGTGATGTCTCTAGACTTCAGcttttttcttatgaaatgACAAGCTATCTCAATATGTTGTTTGGTCATCTTATGGAAGAAATAATTGGAGGCAATGTGAGCTTGTTTTTGTAGTTGATCTTGCCACAGAATAGCTAAGTACATGCTCTAAGAGTCTCCTTTATTGCATTTACCTTGTAACCTCTCTATTTCATTCTCCTTCTGAGTGGTTAAAATTCTTTAACCTCATGAttactactaaaataaaatataatctttttttaatatctagTCAAAG
This genomic stretch from Vigna radiata var. radiata cultivar VC1973A chromosome 7, Vradiata_ver6, whole genome shotgun sequence harbors:
- the LOC106768574 gene encoding DExH-box ATP-dependent RNA helicase DExH10, which encodes MEMENEQKESPSLGKRREPELPVTVPDTASKPKRARSAERTCVHEVAVPSGYVSSKDSELHGTLSNPLHKGPMAKSYPFTLDPFQQVSIACLERNESVLVSAHTSAGKTAVAEYAIAMSFRDRQRVIYTSPLKALSNQKYRELSQEFTDVGLMTGDVTLSPNATCLVMTTEILRGMLYRGSEVLKEVAWVIFDEIHYMKDRERGVVWEESIIFLPPAIKMVFLSATMSNATEFAEWICNIHKQPCHVVYTDFRPTPLQHYAFPIGGSGLYLVVDENEQFREDNFLKLHDTFGKQNSADGRRGGKSGGRGGRGGNTSGGSDIYKIVKMIMERKFQPVIIFSFSRRECEQHAMSMSKLDFNTPEEKETVEQVFRNAMLCLNEEDRCLPAIELMLPLLQRGIAVHHSGLLPVIKELVELLFQEGLVKALFATETFAMGLNMPAKTVVFTAVKKWDGDSHRYIGSGEYIQMSGRAGRRGKDERGICIIMIDEQMEMNNLKDMVLGKPAPLVSTFRLSYYSILNLMSRAEGQFTAEHVIRNSFHQFQYEKALPDIKKRVSKLEQEVNLLDASGEAEVSEYHKLKLEIAQLEKKMMAKIIRPEIILYFLVPGRLVKIREGGTDWGWGVVVNVVKKPSGGGYIVDTLLHCSPCSTENNSRPKPCPPRPGEKGEMHVVPVQLPLISTLGKLRVSIPSDLRPLEARQSVLLAVQELVNRFPGGLPKLNPVKDMDVRDSEIVELVNQIEEIEKKMFAHPMHKRQDVDQIKCFERKAEVNHEIQQLRTKMRDSQLQKFREELKNRSRVLKKLGHIDGDGVVQLKGRAACLVDTGDELLVTELMFNGTFNDLDHHQVAALASCFIPGDKSNEQIQLRTELARPLQQLQDSARRIAEIQHECKLDINVDEYVESTVRPYLMDVIYSWSKGVNFADIIQMTDIFEGSIIRSARRLDEFLNQLRAAANAVGEADLEKKFAAASESLRRGIMFANSLYL